The genomic window GTCGAACCGCTGCCGTGGACGATCAGCCTGCTGCTGATGGCGATGCTGCTGGGCCTGGTGGACGGACTGGGCTGGCAATCGCTACGGGCGCCGGGACTGGGCGGGCCGCGCCAGCGCGTTCATGGACTGCAATCGCGGCGTTTTCTGGCCGCGCTGTTCATCTGGGTAATCCCCTGCCTCAGCCTGTTGCTGGTACCCCAGTTTCAGGGTGGACGCTGGCTGGCGCTTTGCGCGGCCACCGCCTGTGTCGTCGGCAAAAGCATGGAATTGTGGCTCTACGACTTCGCCCTGACCCGCCAGGCGGTGGCCCGCGCGGCTGAGCCCGTGCCGCTATGGCCGCGTGATCGGCTATAAGACCGATCCAAATATTCACTAAAGATTCAAGCCGAGCCATTAAAGTGGCCCGTTCAACAGCTTTTTAACATTAGGACGACACAGCGATGAAAAACATCCTGATGACCGGTCTGGCGCTTGCCACCCTGGCCACGTTCGCTGCCCAGGCACAGGACACCTCCTCCGGCGTACAGACCTCCTCGGGCACCTGGACTGGCTCGGGCGAATTGGGCTTTGCGTCAACGACCGGCAATTCCCGCTCGCAGAACATCAACGCGAAACTGAAACTCCATCAGGAAACCAATCAGTGGAAGAACGACTTCTTCGCTGATTGGCTACGTACCAAGGGCCAGGTCACGGTAGTCAATGCCGCGGGCAACTCGTACAAGCAATTGGACACGACGGCCAGCCGCTACGACTTTGGCGCTTCGGCCGGCTACAAGCTCGATCCACGCAGCTACATCGTGGCTGCCGGCCGCTATGACCACGACGACTTTGCAGCGAACCGCTGGCAAGGCACGGTCTCGATCGGTTACGGATACATGGCTTTGAAGACGGATCGCACCCAGCTTTCCTTCGAAATCGGTCCGGGTTACACCGAGTACCAGCCGGCCACCGGTTTCGTGACCATCAATAACGAAGAGGTGTTGTACAAGGAGCCTCGTCAGAGCCAAGCCGTGGCGCGTGGCCTGATCAACTACAAGTACCGCATCACGGACAACACGTCTTTTGAAGATACGTTCCTGACCGAAGCGGGTAGCAAGAATACCTACCTGCAAAATGATGCCGGCGTTGCCGTCAGCATGACCAAGAAACTTGCCATCAAGGTCGGTTTCCAGGTGCGTCACAACAGCGAAGTGCTGCCGGGTATCCGCCGCACCGATACGCTCGCCACCACCAATCTGGTCTACAACCTCTGACAAAACGCGCCTCGCGCGGCTCTGTCATCGCAAACCTCCCCGTGTGCAAACACGGGGAGGTTTTTTAGTTCTTCGCGAATATGATGATCATGAGTAGCACGGCAAGCGATGATTGAATGCGTTCAACGCGCTTGCGATACACCACACTAAGAATGAAGTAGCGCCGCTGCGCCCTGCGCCAACAACGCCTGCGCTACGGCGTTACCCAGTGCGACAGCATCGTTGCTGCTGGCCGCCGCTTCGGTGACCAGCAAACGTCCGCTGGATACATCGCCCACCATGCCGCGCAAGTGCAAGCCGTGTTCGGTGACGGTACACCATGCACCCACGGGCACCGTGCAACTTCCGCCGAGTGCCTGATTCATCACTCGCTCGGCGGTGATCGCCAGTCGCGTTTCGGCATCGTCCAGCACGGCGAGAGCTTCGAGTACGAAGGGTTGATCAGTGCGAGCTTCGATGGCAATGGCAGCCTGACCTGGTGCTGGCAGCCAGGTGGGTGCGCTTAGACGACTGCGAATGCGACTGTGCAAACCCAGCCGTTCGAGTCCTGCACAAGCTAGCACGATGGCTTCGTAATGGCCGGCATCGAGCTTTTGCAAACGAGTGCCGACATTGCCGCGCAGATCGAGCAATTCCAGATCGGGCCGCACAGCGCGCAGTTGTGCTTGCCGCCGAAGCGACGAGGTGCCGACACGTGCGCCGAGCGGCAACGCGGTAAGGTCGGAGTAGTCGTTGCTGACAAAGGCATCGGCGGCGTCCGCACGCGGCAGGATTGCCGGCAGTGTGAAACCCGGTTCCAGTTCCGAAGGAACATCCTTCAGCGAATGCACGGCAAGATCGGCGTGACCTTCCAGCATCGCCACTTCCAGTTCTTTAAGGAACAGGCCCTTGCCACCGATGGTCGCGAGGGATTTATCGAGGATTTCGTCGCCACGCGTCGATAGCGGGACGAGCTCCACTCTCAGCCCCGGGTGCGCCTTGCACAGCAGATCCGCGACGTGCTCAGCCTGCCAAAGGGCAAGCGCACTTTTGCGTGTAGCAATGCGCAGGGTGGAAATCGTCATGACAACTCCAGGGGAACGGTTGCCGCCATTGTCGCGCACTTAAGGATGCTCTGATTCGTTCTGCGCAGAATGGATCAGAGCATCCTTAGCCCAGGCGCAGCAGCTTGCGCAGCGCAGGCAGATTGCGGCGGCTCACTTCCGGACTGAAATCGGTGCCGGCCAGGCGTGCCAGCACGCGGCCGTCAGTCAGGGTTTTCAGGCCAATCAGGCGATGCGCAGGCACCAGGCAGTTGCGATGCAGGCGAATCAGCTGGTCCGGATAGGTTTCTTCGAGCTGGCGCAGCGATTCGTCCAGGAGCAGCTGGTCGCCGCTACGACGGGCGATGACGTACTTTTCCTCGGCCAGCAGGCAGATCACTTCATCCAGCGCCATGCGTACCGGCTCGCCGCGGACCCGCGCATGCAACCAGGCGACATGCTCTCGCGGTTGGGCATCCAGCCGCTGCCGCACACGCTTGAGCGCGTCGCGCAGGCGCTCCACCCCTACTGGTTTCAACAGATAGTCGGTCGCACCGAGATCAAAGGCATGCACAGCATGGGCTTCGTATGCCGTACAGAACACGATTTGTGGACGTGTCCGATTGGCCAGCCGTGCTGCCAGCGCTTTGCCATCCAGTCCGGGCATATTGATGTCGAGCAGCAACACATCCGGTTGCGTTTCGGACAGCACGCTAAGCGCGGTTTCGCCATCGCCCACGCTGCCGACGATGTCCACGTCATCGCATTCTTTCAGCAAGGTCGCCAGGCGCGCACGCGCCAGTGGTTCGTCATCGACGATCAGCACGCGCATGGCGCACCTCCACCGGCAACTGCAGCGTCACCACGAAACGGCCGTTCTTCGGTCCCGCCTCCACGCTGGCGCGCGGTCCAAAGTGATAGGCGACACGCTGGCGGACATTGTTCAAGCCATGCCCGCTGCCGCCGGTGCCAGAGGTGTCGGTAAGCGGGTTGTCGATCTCGATCAACATCATGGGTCCCTCGCGCTTGCCGCGAAGGATAATCTCTCCGCCTTCTCGCAAGGGCTGGATGCCGTGGCGCACCGCGTTTTCCACCAGCGGCTGCAACAGCAGCAGGGGCAGTGCGGCATCCAACGGCAGATCGTCAAGCTCGCGGCGCACGTGCAGGCGATCTCCCAGGCGCAATTCCTCAATGGCTAGGTAGCGCTCGACCAATTGCAGCTCGTCACCCAAGGTCCGGGTATGCGTGTCGTCATGCCCGAGTGCCGCGCGAAACAGCTCCGAGAGATTTTCCACCGTACGTTCGGCGGCTACCGGGTCGACCCGCACCAGCGCGGCCACCGTATTCATGCTGTTGAACAGGAAATGCGGGCGAATACGCGCTTGCAGGGCTTCCACCTTGGCATGCGACACAGCGGCCAGCCGTGCCTGCCACTCCGCCAGCACGTAGAAGTAACGCAGCATGGCGGTGCCGAGAAGCGCGGCAATCAGGGCGTTGTCGCGCACGAAAACGTTGGGACCGGAAAAGATCAGCTGCATCTCCAGCACCTGATCCATCCACTGTGCCAACCAGCTACCCAACGTCACGATCGTTACCATCACCAGCCACACGCCGGCATAGGGCAGCAGGCCCGGTAACCGCAGCAACCACGGCCGCAACTTGCACAAAGCCACGCCAATCACCATCGCCAGCCATTCGACGAACAGCATGCCGACGCTGTAGCCACGCCAACCGCGCGTGCTTTGCGGCGCCAGCCACGCCAACGTCACGCACAGTGCGCCGACGACCAGCAAGGCGGAGATCACCGGCAGGCTGCAGAAATCCGGTAACGGACTGTGCGATTCGGAGGGTGTTTTGTCAGTCGATACTGGCATGCGGACAAGTATGCCCGCTGCGGTGGCCGCTTTCAGCGCAACCGTTCGCCCATCCAGTGGCGGAGGTCCGCGATTTCCTCCGGGCATACGGCGTGCGGCATCGGATAGGTATGCCAATCCACCTTGTAGCCCAATGCCTCCAGCGCAAGGCGGGAGTCGACGCCACGCTGCAGCACCACCACCGGGTCGAAGCTGCCATGACCCCAGAAGATCGGCACCGAGGCGTTGGCCGGACTGCGCTCGGCGGCGAGCGAATCAGCAATCGGCAGGTAGGTGGACAACGCCATGATGCCGGCCAGCTTCTGCAGGTGACGCAGGCCAGCGGCCAGAGCAATCGCCCCGCCCTGCGAAAAGCCGGCGAGCACGATGCGCTCGCTGGGCACGCCGCGTTCCTGCTCGCGTGCGATCAAGGCTTCCACCTCGGCGATCGACTGGCGTACACCGGCCTCGTCCTGACGTGACAGCAGGTCGAAACCGTAGATGTCATACCAGGCGCGCATCGGCATGCCACCGTTTATCGTCACCGGCCGTACCGGCGCATGCGGAAACACGAAGCGCAGCGCCGGCCATTGGGGCGAGACCAACTCCGGCACGATCGGTGCGAAGTCATGGCCATCGGCACCCAGGCCGTGCAACCAGATAACGCTATAGATGGGGCTGGCGGCGGTTTCGTTTTCG from Dyella caseinilytica includes these protein-coding regions:
- a CDS encoding DUF481 domain-containing protein, whose translation is MKNILMTGLALATLATFAAQAQDTSSGVQTSSGTWTGSGELGFASTTGNSRSQNINAKLKLHQETNQWKNDFFADWLRTKGQVTVVNAAGNSYKQLDTTASRYDFGASAGYKLDPRSYIVAAGRYDHDDFAANRWQGTVSIGYGYMALKTDRTQLSFEIGPGYTEYQPATGFVTINNEEVLYKEPRQSQAVARGLINYKYRITDNTSFEDTFLTEAGSKNTYLQNDAGVAVSMTKKLAIKVGFQVRHNSEVLPGIRRTDTLATTNLVYNL
- the hemC gene encoding hydroxymethylbilane synthase codes for the protein MSTLRIATRKSALALWQAEHVADLLCKAHPGLRVELVPLSTRGDEILDKSLATIGGKGLFLKELEVAMLEGHADLAVHSLKDVPSELEPGFTLPAILPRADAADAFVSNDYSDLTALPLGARVGTSSLRRQAQLRAVRPDLELLDLRGNVGTRLQKLDAGHYEAIVLACAGLERLGLHSRIRSRLSAPTWLPAPGQAAIAIEARTDQPFVLEALAVLDDAETRLAITAERVMNQALGGSCTVPVGAWCTVTEHGLHLRGMVGDVSSGRLLVTEAAASSNDAVALGNAVAQALLAQGAAALLHS
- a CDS encoding LytR/AlgR family response regulator transcription factor, producing the protein MRVLIVDDEPLARARLATLLKECDDVDIVGSVGDGETALSVLSETQPDVLLLDINMPGLDGKALAARLANRTRPQIVFCTAYEAHAVHAFDLGATDYLLKPVGVERLRDALKRVRQRLDAQPREHVAWLHARVRGEPVRMALDEVICLLAEEKYVIARRSGDQLLLDESLRQLEETYPDQLIRLHRNCLVPAHRLIGLKTLTDGRVLARLAGTDFSPEVSRRNLPALRKLLRLG
- a CDS encoding sensor histidine kinase; this encodes MPVSTDKTPSESHSPLPDFCSLPVISALLVVGALCVTLAWLAPQSTRGWRGYSVGMLFVEWLAMVIGVALCKLRPWLLRLPGLLPYAGVWLVMVTIVTLGSWLAQWMDQVLEMQLIFSGPNVFVRDNALIAALLGTAMLRYFYVLAEWQARLAAVSHAKVEALQARIRPHFLFNSMNTVAALVRVDPVAAERTVENLSELFRAALGHDDTHTRTLGDELQLVERYLAIEELRLGDRLHVRRELDDLPLDAALPLLLLQPLVENAVRHGIQPLREGGEIILRGKREGPMMLIEIDNPLTDTSGTGGSGHGLNNVRQRVAYHFGPRASVEAGPKNGRFVVTLQLPVEVRHARADRR
- a CDS encoding alpha/beta hydrolase; the protein is MTLLPTVENETAASPIYSVIWLHGLGADGHDFAPIVPELVSPQWPALRFVFPHAPVRPVTINGGMPMRAWYDIYGFDLLSRQDEAGVRQSIAEVEALIAREQERGVPSERIVLAGFSQGGAIALAAGLRHLQKLAGIMALSTYLPIADSLAAERSPANASVPIFWGHGSFDPVVVLQRGVDSRLALEALGYKVDWHTYPMPHAVCPEEIADLRHWMGERLR